CCGGCCGCCTCCTGCTCGACCGCCACCAGGCCGAGAGCGTGGTGCTCCACACCGGCCCGTACGCCTTCACCGTCCGCGCCGCCGACACCACCTCGCACGGCGTGCGCCAGGTCGCCGTCGACCTGCCCGCCGTGGACTTCACCCCCGCCGAGCCGATCGTGGCCCAGGCCGAGGGTTCCTTCGTGGACCAGTTGCTGCCGGCCTTCCACCCCTCCCGCCGCGTCACAGCGCTCGCGGTGCCCAACTCGCACCTGGTCTCCGTTGTCGACACCTACGACGAGGCCGATCTGGTGGCCACCGGCACGCGGGTGGCCACCACGCCGGACGTCTTCCCGATCGGCGCGAACGTCTCCTTCGTCCTGCCGCTCGCGCCCGCAGAGGTGTTCATCCGCACCTTCGAGCGGGGCGCGGGCCTGACCCTGTCGTGCGGCTCGGGCGTGGCCGCCTCCCGCGCGGTGCTCTCCCGCCTGGGCCAGGTGGCCCCGGAACAGCCGGTGGTGATCCGCAACCCGGGCGGGATCGCCCGCAGCTGGCTGCAGCCGGAGGGGGACGTCTGGCGGCCGGTCCTGGAGGGCAACGCCACGAAGGTCTACTCCGCGCAGGTCGATCCCCAGGTGCTGCTCGGCGACGGCCCGGTTGAGTACGTCGGTGAGGCCTATCTCGACGAAGTTAATGCATTCGCCGCTCTGAACAGTGAGAATCGCAAGGTACTGCAGGAAGCCGGGATCAGCCTGACCGACGTCTAGTTCCAGCGGCCCGCCCCCGCAAGCGGGCTTGTGCCGCGGCCGCGCCGGATCTGGCCGCCCCCGGCACAGGGACCCGTGAAAGGGACGGTCTTGGTCACGTACCTGGGGATCATCGTCGCCGGTATCGCGGTGCGGCAGTTGGACCGCTGGTGGTTCAGCCCGCGCCGCGGCCGCCATCAGTTAGCGTCACTGCGCGACGTCATGGCGTTGCAACGCGCCCGCGCGAACAACATCACTCCCGTACTGCTGCTGGCCGGCCACTGGCTCGAGCTGCTCGGCTGGTGCCTGATCGCAGCGCACGGCGGCCTCGCTGGGTGGATGGCCGGTGCCCTCGCCGGTGCGGTGAAGTTTCGCCACCTGCAGGAGGTCAGTCACTTCGCCGTCCATGGCGTCCTGACCCAAAGCCC
This sequence is a window from Streptomyces roseochromogenus subsp. oscitans DS 12.976. Protein-coding genes within it:
- the dapF gene encoding diaminopimelate epimerase, producing the protein MALSITKTHGSQNDILVIDGAPTDHFAQPDIARAVGLMCDRRRGFGSDGVYFVADHGDGTAQAWFYNPDGSAALLCGNGMRGAGRLLLDRHQAESVVLHTGPYAFTVRAADTTSHGVRQVAVDLPAVDFTPAEPIVAQAEGSFVDQLLPAFHPSRRVTALAVPNSHLVSVVDTYDEADLVATGTRVATTPDVFPIGANVSFVLPLAPAEVFIRTFERGAGLTLSCGSGVAASRAVLSRLGQVAPEQPVVIRNPGGIARSWLQPEGDVWRPVLEGNATKVYSAQVDPQVLLGDGPVEYVGEAYLDEVNAFAALNSENRKVLQEAGISLTDV